TAAACATTGCAGCTTTCTAAGGCATAAATATCTGTCACTGTTACTGTTACTGGAGCAAGTAACAGTTTAGGCaaactcttttgtttttaacataaaaattgtTCTCTAATCAGAACAACTGAAGTACAACACTTATCTATGTCACTGTCCCCAACCCCAGCTTGTGATGGAAATTGTGAACACAAGGTGCTGTGTGCTTGGTGATTTTTtaagacaagaaaaggaaactttTGAGAAAATTTCATCTGTAGGTCTGTTCCTCTTCAGTTCCAAAGTGGTAGATTGCTGTTGGTATGTTAATAcccttattaaaattatataggATTCTGTCCACCCATCAGTCATGTTAATGTTCCTGCTGGAAGTTTCTCAGGCAACCTGAAGTCTTTTAAGTCATTAAGCCTTCATTACACACCTTGAGGATAGTTTAGAAAATATATTGTTAGAATGGACAAAAACAAAGCTAACATGTGTGGAACAAAGGAATATTGAGGAGAGGCATAACATTTAGTCCCAGTTAGAGGAAAATGGACCTTGTGATACTTATGAGAAATAGCAGGCATTAAGATACTTTGTAAGAACTGTCATGGTCACGTTgtttttttcacagcaatgaaaacaggAGGAAAGATGGAATAACCATGGCACAGAAAAGGATATTAAAATGTCCAAATGTGAGCATCAAATCTAGTTCAGCAAAAGGAAACTAGCTTACAAGGTGCCAGGCACTAGATTCAATTCCAATACTAccagaataaaacaagaaaatagtaTAATCTTACATGagtttaaaacatttaataaggactGTCTCTAAGAAAAGCCACTTGTAGAACAGAGGAAATATTAATTTGAGGTAGATAAAACTGCCTTTGTCCAGGATCTATTAATTAAACTGTGAATGTTAGGGAAATTTTTGCTTTCTCCACAGCCTTTTTGAATGCACTCTTAACCTCTTTGTTCCTCAGGCTGTAAACCAGAGGGTTCAACATGGGGATGATCATGGTATAGAACACAGATGCAATCTTGTCACTCCCCATGGTGTGACTGGAGCTAGGCTGCAAGTACATGAAGATACCTGACCCATAGAAAATGGAGACTGCAGTGAGGTGGGAAGCACATGTAGAAAAGGCCTTCTGGCGTCCTTCAGATGAATGCATCCTCAGAATAGTGATGAATATAAACAGGTAGGAGATCATGATGACCACAACAGAGAATAGATCATTGAAACCCACCACAAATAAAATCACCATCTCACTGACAGAGGTGTCTGAGCATGAGAGGGCCAGAAGAGGTGGAGCATCACAGAAAAAGTGATCTATCACATTAGACTTGCAGAAGGAGAGCCTGAAAATATTTCCAGTGTGAATCGATGAATTCAGAAAGCCACAGACATAGGAGCCTATAGTAAGACAAGCACATGTGTTTGTAGTCATAGTGGTAGTGTAATGCAGAGGCTTACACACTGCTGCATAACGGTCATAAGCCATGGCAGCCAAGAGGAAGCTCTCTGTAGTTATAAAGCTTACAAAGAAGAAGAACTGGATGCCACAAGCATTGTGGGTTATGGTTTTATCTATTGAAAGAAGACCTGCCATTACGTTGGGAGTAACAGCTGAAGAATAACCAAAGTCCACCAGAGATAGGTGACTGAGGAAACGGTACATGGGAGTGTGGAGATGTGAGTCCAGCAGAATCAACCCTACCATTCCCAAGTTCCCAAGCACAGTGCCAAGGTAGATGAGAAGGAAGACAATGAACAGTGGTATCTGGAGCTCTGGGTCATCTGTTAACCCTGTAAGAACAAACTCAATCACCTCTGTACTGTTCTCCATTGTGGATTATGTGGCTGCCCTGTAGcaaagagaaaggagatgagAATGATAATGGAGAGTAGGCTGCTGGTCCTTTCTGTATGTcctctccattctttccttcAGGATGCCAATGTTCCTTTCCAGCATTCTGATCCAAGCAGGCTGTGGCAGCAAAATTCAAGTTTAAATTAGATATAGATCATTCTATGCTTAGAAGAGATTATGTATCTCAATCTATTAACTCTGCCTATGGCTAAATTTAGGCACAAAACAAGGTCAACAtaaaattctttgataaaatagTCACTGGAAAATTTCAAAAACCCTTCTATCTTTGTCAAACAAAGGTATCCCTTATTTTACACTATAATAGCCtaaagtatttatttcttctctatgtTCTAACAAAATGCCATAAATTTGACAGAATAAAAGTGTCACAGATTTATCATGCACTGCCCTGACAGTTGAAAACTATAAGATCAAAACATTGGCAATCTATTGTCTGCTAATGACAtagtctttttttctctcttcacaaGATAAAAGAGTCAACCATCTCTCTAGTGTTTCTTTCCTTAAACATTACTCTCACTCATAAGAGCTCTTTGCTCACATACCAGCCATATCTAAGACTCCACATCATGACTTCCACTTTGGAAATGACAAATCCAACATAAACATTTAGTGACAAAAACAATCAGGCCATAACACTATGTAAAAATTTAGTGAAACAAATTAACTTcagttgtaattttttttattattcccaTTGTGTCAAGTCAGTCATTTGATAACTTAAGATGCTTAAGTAAAACATCATTTGCAAAGAATAATGTCATACTATTATGTAGTCCATTTGACATGCAGTTTATTataacaaaaacacaggagaaaatcCCATACAAGGAATAAAGGAATctataaaaaaatgtttctatttttttatacACTTAACTTTTATTGCATTAATAGAGGTTTTAAATTTAACACATTGATGTCTTCAATCTAGAGGAAATTAATCCAGAGCAGAGTGATCAAGACAAACTTTGTTCCTTAAATGTTACTCACTTAAATAAATAATGCAGACGaaaattttacaattttattaaaaattaagaattagctcAAAAATATTTACCAACATTGTTATTACATATAAAATCaagttataaataaatatcacagtgaaagaaaaattACTTACTTTAGACTATCAGGAAGGACTTTAACTCAAGAGGGGCAAGTTGGGCAAGTAAAATAACACTATAAAAGCTATGAGAAATCACATTATTACTTATCTAAATAATATCACCTGTGATGCAAAAAaactgtgtgtatacatacacatacatagattaaataaaattgctCCACTTAGGCTGATAATCCCTCTCCAAGGAACCATAGTctatataacaacaacaaaaataaaatactaaacatGCAATCAaaagctctctaattggacttataACCCACTCAACAGTAGGAAAATCACATCTAATGTTGAAAACCTAGATAAAATGTTACCTGAAAATACAAAGATCATGAATCTTAAAGGAGTATCTGCTACTGTCTCTTTACTAAATGAACTAACAATTGCTAACTACATCCTTTTACCCACAGATAAATGTGGCCCCACGCGTCTCCAAGGAAATTTCTATTTGCAACAGAAGAAAACCACTGCAGAACACCACAACTGTTTCAAATGTAGAGAACAACTGATCATGAAATTCCCAGCCCCTATGGTTACACTTACAATACAACTCCTATACCTACAGTTCAGGAAACGACATGGAAGGGGGAGGTAGAAAGGTTATAAAAGACAGAGGACCAGGAAATCTgctgtgatattttgacttccaaAAGTGACAGAAAAACTTTATCCAAGACACCTCAACAATATGCTAAATAAGAAGCATAATAGAAACAGACATACTAACATAAAGGAGAAAGTCTCACAGGTCTCTACTGCTAGACAAAAACTACAGTCACATAAGGAAGAGGAGAGCTCTCTAATTGGTAATTCAATATAAAagagtcagccctgaaatcatatacatacaagtaatactTAATGGACTGAGCAGGTTAAACTTATATATTtagagggatgtgtgtgtgtgtatgtgtgtgtgtgtgtgtgtgtgtgtgtgcctgtgtctgtgtgtttgtatgtgtgtgtacacatgcacatgcacatgcatgtaagaATAGCAAAAaagtacagagagagaaaggtgttTTTATAACTGGAGGgaccagagaaagaaaaggaaaaaggaaatgatataattatattttgattgcttttttgttcgatatattctatatttatattttaaatgattttccctttcctggatccccctccatgaaggtcccataaaccctcttccccccacccctattttcccatccatccctttccacttccctgttctggtattcccctatactgctcactgagcctttccagagccaggTGCTTCATTCAGTTGAGGCTTGCATAAGTTTATAACTACTTTATTGCACTATAAACTATAAAACTGGCTTCTATGACTTATTTCTACCCTGTGTCATAACTTCTATCAGCTCTGGAGGTTTTCTTAAATGATGATGTGGTCCTCGATTACAATGACATTTTACATTGTTCCCCATTTCAAAAATTCAACAATTAATCCAGGTAGTTAATGTTaacatattttctgataaaaactaagataaagataaaattaacttACTCAAAAACATAGAAGCCTATGTTGTAAAGATAAGAATCAAACATTTTGCTCTCTTCTGTACCTCATATAAAACATACATGTTACAATGAAACCTCATGGGTATTTTTTTACACACATTAATTCTAGCTGTATAAACAGattgttaaaactgaaaatatggAAATCAAATATCTCAAAAGGCAAAGATTAGCCTTTCAGCTGTTACAATTCACCTCCCTAGAAATTTATGAAGACAGTAGTTGACCTAGAGACTTACCTTCCTTCCTAAATAACACAACATTCAAGTCCAGTGCCTTTGTATAGGATCAGTTCTGCAGTCAGTCCTTGAAAAAGACATTATACCTTTATTTGGAAAATCTTCCTTAGCACATTGTCAAAAGACTAAAAGTTCACTGTAAGCTGGCAAAACATATTGAACAAAAGGCTACTTGTGATTTTGAAATCAAGAAATATTATCTTCTTTGATGATAATCATCTCATCATTTATAGCTTAAACAATATCCAATATAAAGATATTTACTATAAGCAGATAGAGGAATACTTACAATCCTTTTACTTGAGTTGGAGTCATGACATCAATAAATGTGATTGT
This portion of the Apodemus sylvaticus chromosome 1, mApoSyl1.1, whole genome shotgun sequence genome encodes:
- the LOC127689463 gene encoding olfactory receptor 5B12-like; protein product: MENSTEVIEFVLTGLTDDPELQIPLFIVFLLIYLGTVLGNLGMVGLILLDSHLHTPMYRFLSHLSLVDFGYSSAVTPNVMAGLLSIDKTITHNACGIQFFFFVSFITTESFLLAAMAYDRYAAVCKPLHYTTTMTTNTCACLTIGSYVCGFLNSSIHTGNIFRLSFCKSNVIDHFFCDAPPLLALSCSDTSVSEMVILFVVGFNDLFSVVVIMISYLFIFITILRMHSSEGRQKAFSTCASHLTAVSIFYGSGIFMYLQPSSSHTMGSDKIASVFYTMIIPMLNPLVYSLRNKEVKSAFKKAVEKAKISLTFTV